In Estrella lausannensis, one DNA window encodes the following:
- the tadA gene encoding tRNA adenosine(34) deaminase TadA has product MKPLPFQISPQNADEIFMLEALKEAWKGFQKGEVPVGAVVVKNGKVIARSHNQVEMLKDATAHAEMLCITVAEAHEENWRLKGATLYATLEPCSMCAGALLLSRVDRLVYGAPDIRHGACGSWVDLFEKPHPTHSIEIVRGILQEESATLMRDFFKKRRLENEGAINGSEPA; this is encoded by the coding sequence ATGAAGCCGCTGCCGTTTCAGATAAGCCCGCAAAACGCTGACGAAATTTTTATGCTGGAAGCCCTTAAGGAAGCCTGGAAAGGCTTCCAAAAGGGCGAGGTACCCGTAGGAGCTGTCGTCGTCAAAAACGGCAAAGTGATTGCGAGGTCGCATAACCAAGTCGAAATGCTGAAAGACGCGACGGCGCATGCCGAGATGCTGTGCATTACAGTCGCTGAAGCGCATGAAGAGAACTGGCGTCTGAAAGGCGCCACTCTCTACGCGACGCTTGAGCCATGCAGCATGTGCGCCGGTGCCCTTCTTCTTTCCCGGGTTGATCGTCTTGTCTACGGGGCGCCCGACATCCGTCATGGTGCGTGCGGAAGCTGGGTCGATCTCTTTGAGAAGCCGCATCCCACTCATTCCATCGAAATTGTCAGAGGAATTCTTCAGGAAGAGAGCGCTACTCTGATGCGCGATTTTTTTAAAAAACGAAGGCTCGAAAACGAAGGTGCGATCAATGGGTCTGAACCAGCCTGA
- a CDS encoding rhomboid family intramembrane serine protease: MNRDYQHPGPADTPLVIKRLILITALSALFSSLAEVFVNAVFALPGPQTFLALNTSYLFQGFLFQLVTYPLTYGTPGEGVTFFYMITLAIHLYVMWIMGTNIVERMGTRAFVKLYLYSTLLGGIGGAAFAYLNHTSAILTGCTPQVLAILVAWTALNGEGRLFLMFPLSIKAKWLTLIVLLFTLIPPLSALDFPLFAFNACGAMTGWLFALTSWHLKSPWRLIKSAEDNLLIFLARAKLYFRKKSGSKIIDIRSFREDTDEEFMDDMLEKISKFGEGSLTARERKRMQRISRQKNQPR, from the coding sequence ATGAACAGAGACTATCAACATCCAGGACCTGCCGATACTCCCCTTGTGATCAAAAGATTGATACTGATCACCGCACTGTCGGCCCTCTTCTCGTCGCTTGCGGAAGTGTTCGTCAATGCTGTCTTCGCCCTTCCCGGCCCGCAAACTTTTCTTGCACTGAACACCTCCTACCTCTTCCAAGGATTTCTTTTTCAGCTCGTCACCTATCCACTTACTTACGGAACCCCGGGCGAAGGAGTCACGTTTTTCTACATGATCACCCTAGCGATCCATCTTTATGTCATGTGGATCATGGGAACCAATATTGTGGAAAGAATGGGGACTAGAGCGTTCGTCAAACTCTACCTCTACTCCACCCTCTTAGGAGGCATCGGCGGAGCGGCTTTCGCTTACCTTAATCACACGAGTGCGATCCTGACCGGCTGCACACCTCAGGTCCTTGCTATCTTGGTGGCCTGGACAGCATTAAACGGCGAGGGGCGTCTCTTTCTCATGTTCCCTCTCTCGATCAAGGCAAAGTGGCTGACCTTGATCGTTCTGCTGTTCACGCTCATTCCTCCCCTTTCGGCACTCGACTTTCCTCTATTTGCCTTCAATGCGTGCGGAGCGATGACAGGGTGGCTCTTCGCATTGACCTCCTGGCATCTTAAAAGCCCTTGGCGGCTGATCAAATCGGCCGAAGATAACCTCCTGATCTTTTTAGCCAGAGCAAAGCTCTATTTCCGCAAAAAGAGCGGCTCCAAAATCATCGACATCCGCTCCTTTAGGGAAGATACCGATGAGGAGTTCATGGATGATATGCTCGAAAAGATTTCCAAATTCGGCGAGGGGTCCCTCACCGCCCGGGAGCGAAAACGGATGCAAAGAATTTCCAGGCAAAAAAACCAGCCTCGCTAA
- a CDS encoding glycosyltransferase — MTKQQLDLTTAEIAADKLKDPLPYVLFEEEGYFNDYEYPKVTIVVPTYNCAQIISLTLETILDQQYPDFEVAIIDGGSQDRTLEVIKSFRDDRIRLYSVTGFHRYEMLNRGITRALGQYIAFLFPGDYYVWRHTLKLMMTKALELNSPDLIYCGAILRDGRGDLKNLYRPLTQDLLRMGQQPTTLQSCFFKKEMFKKIGKFDTGLKLRGGFDLLCRFMQASDLRFGSVHRILTDYDLRIVTKEMVVTHFFESMRIVYRYFGLRATLRWLKHQKDISRLFKLWFSRLKVSFLGR, encoded by the coding sequence ATGACAAAGCAACAGCTCGATCTGACGACTGCGGAGATTGCTGCCGATAAGCTTAAAGATCCGCTCCCTTATGTGCTTTTTGAGGAAGAGGGGTATTTCAACGATTATGAATACCCTAAGGTGACGATTGTCGTCCCTACCTATAACTGCGCGCAGATCATCTCTCTGACGCTGGAGACCATTTTGGACCAGCAGTACCCTGATTTCGAGGTGGCGATCATCGATGGCGGGTCGCAGGACCGCACTCTTGAGGTCATTAAAAGTTTCCGTGACGATCGCATTCGGCTATACTCCGTGACCGGTTTTCACCGCTATGAGATGCTGAACCGGGGTATTACAAGAGCGCTCGGTCAGTACATCGCCTTTTTGTTTCCTGGTGACTACTACGTATGGCGCCATACTCTGAAGCTGATGATGACCAAGGCGCTTGAGCTGAACAGTCCCGACTTGATCTACTGCGGGGCGATTTTACGCGATGGGCGAGGCGATCTAAAAAATTTGTACCGCCCTCTGACGCAAGATTTACTGCGGATGGGGCAGCAGCCCACCACTTTGCAGTCCTGCTTTTTCAAGAAGGAAATGTTCAAAAAGATTGGAAAATTCGACACCGGCTTAAAGCTGCGGGGAGGGTTTGACTTGCTTTGCCGCTTCATGCAGGCAAGCGACCTGCGGTTTGGCTCCGTGCATCGAATCTTGACCGATTATGACTTACGGATCGTCACAAAAGAAATGGTCGTCACCCATTTTTTCGAATCGATGCGGATCGTCTACAGGTATTTTGGGCTGAGGGCTACCTTGCGCTGGCTTAAGCATCAAAAAGACATTTCCCGCCTTTTCAAGCTGTGGTTCTCCAGGTTGAAAGTCTCCTTTCTCGGCCGTTAA